One segment of Toxoplasma gondii ME49 chromosome VI, whole genome shotgun sequence DNA contains the following:
- a CDS encoding 6-phosphogluconate dehydrogenase (encoded by transcript TGME49_242600), producing MSCDVGIYGLAVMGLGLSLNLASRGIRVSVCNRTSTKVDGALKQAKDENFEENIFGARTLEDFVQSLKKPRRIIMVIEAGAPVDALINHLLPKLDAGDCLVDAGNEFFEVSEKRERLCASKGVLFMDVGLCAGEGGARSGPPLTPGGSLEAWNLMEPIFVQLAGKIDASKTIPLPGALTVSDEEKQNACVSHLGPCGAGHYVKMVHNGIMYGDMQLIAEAHQLLKFACDLSNEELHVTFKKWNEDELHSYLLGITANIVRKKDSFTGGYLLDFIADTAGSKGTGKWTMQQAAELGVAVPTITAALDMRYICSNQPLRQKMNCLYAQNWCSLVKTEDSTKEQRIESIRRALVCGRICCFAQGMHLLRVISEQKGWGVDLSEVSRIWQAGCVIECDFLKVMQRAFRKKPDLESILLSEEVHTTVQNYLPALQEVISLSLGTATPRPDEPSVRITLPTPAHSASYNYLASSCGLRLSMNLVQAQRDCFGAHHFKRTDREGKYHVEDWGA from the exons ATGTCTTGTGACGTTGGCATTTACGGTCTGGCCGTAATGGGCCTTGGACTGTCTCTGAACCTCGCGAGTCGGGGAATTCGAGTCTCTGTGTGCAATCGTACATCCACAAAAGTAGATGGAGCATTGAAACAGGCGAAAGACGAGAATTTCGAAGAAAATATTTTTGGAGCTCGGACACTTGAAGACTTT GTGCAGTCGCTGAAAAAGCCGCGTCGAATTATCATGGTTATTGAG GCAGGAGCCCCAGTCGATGCGCTCATCAATCACCTGCTACCAAAGTTAGATGCAGGTGACTGCCTTGTGGATGCTGGAAATGAGTTCTTTGAAGTCTCCGAAAAAAGGGAACGACTGTGTGCTTCGAAAGGCGTCCT TTTTATGGACGTTGGACTCTGCGCGGGAGAGGGCGGCGCTCGGTCTGGGCCTCCATTGACGCCAGGAGGGAGCCTTGAGGCATGGAACCTGATGGAGCCAATTTTCGTTCAACTCGCCGGAAAGATTGACGCGTCGAAGACAATACCTCTTCCTGGAGCCCTCACTGTTAGCgatgaagagaagcaaaatgCATGCGTCAGCCATCTAGGACCCTGCGGCGCTGGACATTACGTTAAAATGGTCCACAACGGTATAATGTATGGCGACATGCAGCTCATTGCCGAG GCTCACCAACTGCTAAAATTCGCTTGTGATCTGAGCAATGAGGAACTTCATGTCACGTTTAAAAAGTGGAATGAAGACGAGCTTCACTCATATCTTCTTGGAATTACGGCCAACATCGTCCGCAAGAAGGATAGCTTTACCGGAG GCTACCTTTTGGATTTCATTGCCGACACAGCGGGATCAAAAGGAACAGGCAAATGGACCATGCAACAAGCAGCAGAGTTGGGTGTTGCTGTGCCAACCATCACAGCTGCCCTCGACATGCGATACATATGCTCAAACCAGCCTTTGCGGCAGAAGATGAACTGTCTTTACGCCCAAAACTGGTGCTCTCTTGTGAAAACAGAGGATTCCACGAAGGAACAGCGCATCG AGTCCATCAGACGAGCGTTAGTTTGTGGAAGGATATGCTGCTTCGCTCAAGGCATGCACCTCCTACGTGTTATATCCGAACAAAAAGGATGGGGAGTAGATCTGTCTGAGGTCTCACGAATTTGGCAAG CCGGTTGCGTCATCGAGTGCGACTTCCTGAAAGTCATGCAACGTGCGTTCCGGAAGAAGCCGGACCTGGAAAGCATTCTCCTCTCCGAAGA GGTCCACACGACGGTCCAAAACTACCTTCCGGCATTGCAAGAAGTTATCAGCTTATCGCTAGGAACAGCAACCCCCAGGCCGGATGAGCCCTCTGTCAGAATTACCCTTCCCACACCGGCACATTCAGCTTCGTATAACTACCTGGCGTCCAGTTGTGGCCTCCGCCTTTCAATGAATCTCGTTCAAGCTCAGCGTGATTGCTTTGGTGCACATCACTTCAAGAGAACTGATCGGGAAGGAAAGTACCACGTTGAAGACTGGGGGGCCTAA
- a CDS encoding WD domain, G-beta repeat-containing protein (encoded by transcript TGME49_242610): protein MPQDFLRFALPSNADCLESWAEGWARGQDAFPRCTTCASVGRGLQEDGSCDTMSQCLFSGMFAAGLYAHDESANTRNGGLSFFCAFRGINNKAGDNVENGERTTLQTVSQAAVMSTAQHRAERSAGFRDVGGNKSTDSDAGHSDEFICVHPVGTVDVGAGILDLRWLPRATMSVTHQGTEHAEQAVRTRAWLPPFPADGEPRPGKDEAQTTTPDSSDACSSVLAAVGADRALHILQVSLENSSAAATSSNSEDELLLNASNARNSPFGEAPALSPPSDVLNHQSNACDKKSLTLPVCRCARLARILLPGIHDSAKTASGTVIGVGMDSLGDDGRLLAACCSDGHVSVVKDMEHVHASWRAHEAEAWCIAFDPHEHGNTMATGADDCIVRLWDLRCREFTTVGSNEDESVPAALVMENKRSHSMGVTSITFFPDNPNLLLTGSYDEAVRIFDRRHLQSPLTSYKVSGGVWRLKWHTPEKQSRRLLLVAACHGGGELWRVGDTKSDIERLGVFSGHQSMTYGISALSIKCLRRQCMRRWSAANCLPGTVGRPFVASDATASLSGSIFLSCSFYDRLLAVW, encoded by the exons ATGCCTCAAGATTTCCTTCGGTTCGCCCTTCCCTCAAACGCCGACTGCCTAGAAAGCTGGGCAGAGGGGTGGGCTCGCGGCCAAGACGCTTTCCCTCGCTGTACGACATGCGCGAGCGTCGGTCGTGGTTTACAGGAAGATGGTTCATGCGATACAATGAGCCAGTGCCTTTTTTCTGGCATGTTCGCTGCAGGCCTGTACGCTCACGACGAGTCTGCGAACACTCGCAACGGCGgcctctcgtttttctgtgcctTTCGAGGCATCAACAACAAAGCAGGCGACAACGTAGAAAATGGCGAACGGACAACACTTCAAACTGTCTCTCAAGCTGCCGTGATGTCGACAGCTCAACATCGAGCTGAACGTTCCGCCGGTTTCCGTGATGTCGGTGGAAACAAGTCGACGGACAGCGACGCAGGTCACTCTGATGAATTCATTTGTGTCCATCCGGTTGGCACTGTAGACGTCGGCGCCGGCATCCTTGATCTGCGCTGGTTACCGAGGGCTACAATGTCGGTCACACATCAAGGGACCGAGCACGCGGAACAGGCAGTTCGCACTCGAGCGTGGCTTCCGCCCTTCCCGGCTGACGGAGAACCAAGGCCTGGCAAGGATGAG GCTCAAACCACAACGCCGGATTCCTCTGATGCTTGCTCGTCCGTGCTCGCGGCGGTAGGCGCTGACCGCGCTCTGCATATTCTACAAGTCTCTCTTGAAAATTCTTCGGCTGCAGCCACATCGTCGAACTCAGAAGACGAACTGTTGCTCAACGCCTCTAACGCACGCAATTCACCATTTGGGGAAGCACCTGCGTTATCGCCCCCTTCCGATGTCCTCAATCATCAATCGAATGCATGCGATAAAAAGAGCCTCACTCTCCCGGTGTGTCGCTGCGCACGGCTGGCGCGAATACTGTTGCCGGGAATCCATGATTCCGCGAAGACAGCGAGTGGTACAGTCATCGGCGTTGGCATGGACAGCTTAGGAGACGACGGGAG GCTTCTCGCGGCGTGCTGTTCTGACGGTCACGTTAGTGTCGTCAAGGATATGGAACACGTCCATGCTTCTTG GAGGGCGCATGAAGCAGAGGCGTGGTGCATTGCCTTTGACCCTCACGAACACGGCAACACTATGGCAACCG GAGCTGATGACTGCATTGTCAGGTTGTGGGACCTACGTTGCAGAGAGTTCACAACTGTCGGAAGCAATGAGGACGAAAGCGTACCTGCAGCTTTAGTGATGGAGAACAAACGGAGCCACAGCATGGGAGTAACTTCAATAACCTTTTTTCCTGACAATCCAAATTTGTTATTGACTGGCAG CTACGACGAAGCTGTTCGCATTTTTGACCGCCGGCATCTCCAATCCCCCCTGACTTCATACAAAGTTTCAGGAGGCGTCTGGAGACTCAAGTGGCACACCCCAGAGAAGCAATCACGTAGATTGCTGCTGGTGGCTGCATGTCATGGTGGCGGTGAACTATGGCGCGTTGGAGATACTAAATCAG ATATTGAGAGGCTTGGCGTCTTCTCGGGACATCAATCCATGACCTACGGCATCTCGGCACTGTCTATCAAATGCCTTCGCCGGCAATGTATGCGACGGTGGTCTGCAGCTAATTGTCTACCTGGCACTGTTGGTCGTCCTTTTGTTGCCTCTGATGCTACCGCGTCATTGAGTGGCAGTATTTTTTTGTCGTGCAGTTTTTATGACCGTCTTCTAGCTGTTTGGTAG